From the Planktothrix tepida PCC 9214 genome, one window contains:
- a CDS encoding AI-2E family transporter: MKSERRISFSLSSLLLIVASVFLLVLLWQLRGLIVLLMISVVLAASIVPLVNWAEKKQVPRWLAVVIVYLTLIAGLMGFGLVIGPAVVDQITLLVRQSPVFAEQIIRIATDLAGRLGSETSTFIEQLIDPQSLTSWVIRSSQQLILRSYGITRGILGGVASLILALFISGYMVADSKTLIHSFIQFFPYPWNERLAAQVDPISQRMGGYIRGRILVSGILGVATTTGLGFLGLKDFAIGLGAIAGVTNLIPFLGPILGAIPALIVALAKGGFLVVWVLLLYGIIQNVETYVLDPLLVGSSVGIHPLYQLLSVLGGVQVLGIMGALIVPPWFAGVAALVENLYLQPKLKAEQQEERLTPPEVSSSTQFP, from the coding sequence ATGAAATCTGAACGACGTATCTCATTTTCTCTCTCTAGTCTGCTTTTGATTGTAGCATCGGTTTTCCTGCTTGTCCTGCTTTGGCAACTGCGAGGTTTAATCGTTCTATTAATGATTTCTGTTGTTTTGGCTGCTTCTATTGTCCCCCTTGTCAATTGGGCAGAAAAAAAACAGGTTCCTCGATGGTTAGCGGTTGTTATCGTCTATTTAACCTTAATCGCAGGATTAATGGGATTTGGCTTAGTCATTGGGCCTGCGGTTGTGGATCAAATTACCTTATTAGTCCGTCAATCTCCCGTTTTTGCAGAACAAATTATTAGAATTGCAACGGATTTAGCCGGTCGATTAGGATCAGAGACTTCCACCTTTATTGAACAACTCATTGATCCTCAATCTTTAACCAGTTGGGTGATTCGTTCCAGCCAACAATTAATTTTACGTTCCTACGGAATTACGAGGGGAATTTTAGGGGGAGTTGCCAGTTTAATTTTAGCTTTATTTATTTCCGGCTATATGGTAGCGGATAGTAAAACCTTAATTCATAGTTTTATTCAATTTTTTCCCTATCCTTGGAATGAACGATTAGCCGCCCAAGTTGATCCCATTAGCCAACGGATGGGGGGTTATATTCGAGGGCGAATTCTCGTCTCTGGAATTTTAGGGGTAGCCACAACAACGGGATTAGGATTTTTAGGCTTAAAAGACTTTGCTATTGGCTTAGGAGCTATTGCCGGAGTTACCAATTTAATTCCCTTTTTAGGGCCGATTTTAGGAGCAATTCCTGCCTTAATTGTTGCCTTAGCCAAAGGGGGATTTTTAGTGGTTTGGGTATTATTATTATATGGAATTATTCAAAATGTTGAAACCTACGTTCTCGATCCCTTATTAGTGGGTTCATCGGTGGGAATTCACCCCTTATATCAGCTTTTATCCGTACTCGGTGGTGTACAAGTTCTCGGAATTATGGGGGCATTAATTGTTCCCCCTTGGTTTGCCGGAGTCGCGGCATTAGTTGAAAATCTCTATCTTCAACCTAAACTCAAAGCCGAACAACAAGAGGAACGTTTAACTCCCCCCGAAGTATCTTCCTCTACTCAATTTCCCTGA
- a CDS encoding glycosyltransferase family 4 protein: MRIHVEGWRFMPHSYSITNQFQLLEMLQRSPLQLTHEEIPSLKPQWQPFTGLFNPELETCLQQIPPAINPVADVTLRIHQPFNFQSSLSRKTLIYATAPWGILIDSSSPLKPLFHLKNQIFNPDITIITPSQWSREGFIRSGLNPQQVKVVPWGVDPTIYYPLNQTERTALRQQWGWDDYFIFLHVGSLQDQDGIKPILKAFSQIVEDYPQARLVLKGSTLFHDSDHWLESAFKNVLTEEQVTKIQPKIAYLNQPLSCTALAQLYQVSDAYLATDVATAFNLSVLEAAASGLPIICSAGGATEDITDEQFTWKIKSSFKNQIIHNQSRFFLHPSWEHLAELMQEIIDHSEWREQAKKIAPQWIAERYTWKHTIDQLLEIAQQETPIAWGAPHRNLPVSLSSPHSIIVEGWRDLPHSYSFINSYQLLEMVKYPALKVFHKDIPYVTSEWKPSKQLLSREAEDILDRIPAPETDQKADVTLRVYCPFNLTASPSKRTAIFGCTEWGIVPRSILNGMKIDCFREAHRHWDTLIITSSHWSREGFIRSGAVPERVVVIPLGVDTQIYHPLPEEKRQELRQQLGWNDSFIFLNIGVMWNERQGIDRILKAFARITEKYPEARLLLKGRDAIFPSKDYLKQATKDSLNDEEIQRVSTRMRYIGNNLSSLEMAQLYQAADAYVSPYSAEGFNLPVLEAIACGVPVICTDGGPTDDFTNETLVYKIKSTFDKITLPSGETRFFLEPDQEHLFALMEKVIENVNLYQTLQKMGPNFVEQNFTWKIIVEQLLKVLFHNL, from the coding sequence ATGCGAATTCATGTTGAAGGCTGGCGTTTTATGCCCCATTCTTATAGCATTACCAATCAATTTCAACTCTTGGAAATGCTACAGCGATCGCCCTTACAATTAACCCATGAAGAGATTCCTAGTTTAAAACCCCAATGGCAACCTTTTACCGGATTATTCAATCCAGAATTAGAAACTTGTTTACAACAAATTCCTCCCGCTATTAACCCCGTTGCTGATGTCACCCTCAGAATTCATCAACCGTTTAATTTTCAATCTTCTCTCAGTCGAAAAACCCTGATTTATGCCACTGCACCTTGGGGAATTTTAATTGATTCATCCTCCCCCCTGAAACCTTTATTTCACTTAAAAAATCAGATTTTTAATCCTGATATTACTATTATTACACCTTCTCAATGGTCACGGGAAGGATTCATCAGAAGTGGTTTAAATCCTCAACAGGTAAAGGTTGTTCCTTGGGGGGTTGACCCAACGATCTATTATCCCCTGAATCAAACGGAACGAACCGCTTTAAGACAACAATGGGGATGGGATGATTATTTCATTTTTCTTCATGTCGGTAGTTTACAAGATCAAGATGGAATTAAACCAATTTTAAAGGCATTTTCTCAAATTGTAGAGGATTATCCACAAGCAAGATTAGTCTTAAAAGGATCAACTTTATTTCACGACTCTGACCACTGGTTAGAGAGTGCCTTTAAAAATGTATTAACTGAGGAACAAGTTACTAAAATTCAGCCTAAAATTGCCTATTTGAATCAACCTTTATCTTGTACCGCCCTAGCCCAATTATATCAAGTTTCTGATGCCTATTTAGCTACAGATGTTGCAACCGCTTTTAATTTATCGGTATTGGAAGCTGCTGCATCGGGATTACCAATTATTTGTAGTGCTGGAGGCGCGACAGAAGACATTACTGATGAGCAGTTTACCTGGAAAATTAAAAGCTCCTTTAAGAATCAAATTATTCACAACCAAAGTCGGTTTTTCCTACATCCCAGTTGGGAACATTTGGCAGAATTAATGCAAGAAATTATAGACCATTCGGAATGGCGAGAACAAGCTAAAAAAATCGCTCCTCAATGGATAGCAGAACGTTATACCTGGAAACATACCATTGATCAACTGTTGGAAATTGCTCAACAAGAAACTCCCATCGCCTGGGGGGCTCCCCATCGTAACCTTCCCGTTTCTTTATCGTCTCCTCACAGTATTATTGTGGAAGGATGGCGAGATCTTCCCCATTCCTATTCCTTTATTAACAGTTACCAACTGTTAGAAATGGTCAAATATCCAGCTTTAAAAGTTTTTCATAAAGATATCCCCTATGTCACCTCTGAATGGAAGCCGAGTAAACAGTTATTAAGTCGGGAAGCTGAGGATATTTTAGATCGGATTCCTGCTCCTGAAACTGACCAAAAGGCAGATGTTACTCTCCGGGTTTATTGTCCGTTTAATTTAACAGCTTCTCCGAGTAAAAGAACTGCTATTTTTGGTTGTACAGAATGGGGAATTGTACCCCGTTCTATTTTAAACGGGATGAAAATTGACTGTTTTAGAGAAGCACATCGCCATTGGGATACCTTAATTATTACGTCTTCCCATTGGTCACGAGAAGGATTTATTCGCAGTGGTGCGGTTCCTGAACGAGTGGTGGTAATTCCGTTAGGAGTGGATACCCAGATTTATCATCCTTTACCCGAAGAGAAACGACAGGAACTTCGCCAACAATTGGGATGGAATGATAGTTTTATCTTCTTAAATATTGGAGTAATGTGGAATGAACGTCAAGGGATTGATCGGATTTTAAAAGCCTTTGCTCGAATTACTGAAAAATACCCAGAAGCTCGATTATTATTAAAAGGCAGAGATGCAATTTTTCCCTCAAAAGATTATCTCAAACAAGCAACAAAAGACAGCTTAAATGATGAAGAAATACAACGAGTTTCTACTCGAATGCGCTATATTGGTAACAATTTATCCTCCCTAGAAATGGCGCAATTATATCAAGCTGCTGATGCTTATGTGTCTCCCTATTCCGCCGAAGGGTTTAATCTTCCTGTCTTAGAAGCGATCGCCTGTGGCGTTCCGGTCATCTGTACCGATGGGGGGCCAACGGATGATTTTACTAATGAAACATTAGTGTATAAAATCAAAAGTACCTTTGATAAAATTACCTTACCAAGCGGTGAAACTCGATTCTTTTTAGAACCAGATCAAGAACATTTATTTGCCTTAATGGAAAAGGTGATTGAAAACGTAAATCTTTATCAAACCTTACAAAAAATGGGGCCGAATTTTGTCGAACAAAACTTTACCTGGAAAATTATTGTTGAGCAGTTATTAAAGGTTTTATTTCACAACCTTTAA
- a CDS encoding CobW family GTP-binding protein, with product MQSAVTPNTELTMDNPKRGMPVTIITGFLGSGKTTLLNHILSNQQGIKTAVLVNEFGEIGIDNELIINTDEDNTMVELSNGCVCCTINEDLVNAVYKVLERSEKVDYMVVETTGLADPLPVALTFLSTELRDMTRLDSIVTLVDCANFSLDLFNSQAANSQIVYGDIIVLNKTDLVDEADVDLLEIRIRDMKKDARILRTHNSQVPLPLILSVGLFESDKYFNPESDDHDHDHDHHDDPADHVCDEHCDHDHDHEHHHHHHHDHDHKHHHHHHSNHLENDGFTSLSFQSDQPLSLRKFQYFLDNQLPGSVFRAKGILWFDESPKRHIFHLSGKRFSIDDDEWKGEPKTQLVLIGQGLDHETLQTQLNNCLCLPSTNRGKGFGK from the coding sequence ATGCAATCGGCCGTAACACCTAACACAGAATTAACAATGGATAATCCAAAGCGAGGGATGCCTGTCACCATTATTACAGGGTTCTTAGGCAGTGGGAAAACCACCCTCCTGAATCATATTTTATCGAATCAACAGGGAATCAAAACCGCCGTCCTGGTGAATGAGTTTGGTGAAATTGGGATTGATAATGAATTGATTATCAATACCGATGAAGATAATACAATGGTTGAGTTAAGTAATGGTTGCGTTTGTTGTACCATTAACGAAGATTTAGTGAATGCGGTTTATAAGGTTTTAGAACGGTCTGAAAAAGTGGATTATATGGTGGTAGAAACCACTGGACTTGCTGATCCGCTTCCCGTTGCTCTAACATTTTTAAGCACCGAATTACGGGATATGACCCGTTTAGATTCCATTGTAACATTGGTAGATTGTGCTAATTTTAGTTTAGATTTATTTAATAGCCAAGCGGCTAATAGCCAGATTGTCTATGGGGATATTATTGTTTTGAATAAAACCGATCTGGTGGATGAAGCCGATGTCGATTTATTAGAAATTAGAATTCGGGATATGAAAAAAGATGCCCGAATTTTACGCACTCATAATTCTCAAGTTCCTCTTCCTTTAATTCTGAGTGTGGGATTATTTGAATCCGATAAATATTTTAATCCTGAATCTGATGATCATGACCATGACCATGACCATCACGATGACCCTGCTGATCATGTTTGTGATGAACATTGCGATCATGATCACGACCATGAACATCACCATCATCACCATCATGATCACGACCATAAACACCATCACCATCATCATTCTAACCACTTAGAAAATGATGGGTTTACCTCCCTTTCTTTCCAAAGCGATCAACCCCTATCTTTAAGAAAATTTCAATACTTTTTAGATAACCAACTTCCTGGGAGTGTATTCCGCGCTAAAGGAATTTTATGGTTTGATGAAAGTCCCAAACGTCATATTTTTCACCTGAGTGGAAAACGCTTTTCCATTGATGATGATGAGTGGAAAGGGGAACCTAAAACCCAATTAGTTTTAATTGGTCAAGGATTAGATCATGAAACCCTCCAAACTCAACTCAATAATTGTTTATGTCTCCCCTCTACAAACCGGGGTAAAGGGTTTGGGAAATAG
- the dtd gene encoding D-aminoacyl-tRNA deacylase translates to MRVIIQRVNHSQVTVDGEIIGKIGRGLNLLVGIAETDTEIELNWMARKCLELRLFPDPETNTGKWEKSVQEIGGELLVVSQFTLYGDCRKGRRPYFDRSAPPEKAEKLYELFVEKLRLSGLNVKTGKFGALMQVFIENDGPVTLTLEKEANP, encoded by the coding sequence ATGCGGGTAATTATTCAGCGAGTTAATCATTCTCAAGTTACTGTTGATGGGGAAATTATAGGTAAAATTGGAAGAGGACTCAACCTATTAGTGGGAATTGCAGAGACAGATACCGAAATTGAACTAAACTGGATGGCGCGAAAATGTTTAGAATTAAGATTATTTCCTGACCCGGAAACCAATACGGGAAAATGGGAAAAATCTGTTCAAGAAATCGGAGGTGAATTATTAGTTGTAAGTCAATTTACCCTTTATGGAGATTGTCGAAAAGGTCGGCGTCCATATTTTGACCGTTCCGCACCGCCAGAAAAAGCTGAAAAACTTTATGAACTGTTTGTAGAAAAATTGCGTTTGAGTGGGTTAAACGTCAAAACTGGCAAATTTGGAGCTTTAATGCAAGTGTTCATTGAAAATGATGGCCCTGTTACGTTAACCTTAGAAAAAGAAGCAAACCCTTAA
- a CDS encoding Hsp70 family protein produces MTIAIDFGTSNTVISRWNPATQQAETLKLPNLSLISSQNPPLIPSLVYLKDARQGDCLFGQQVRDGGYDISNDSRFFRNFKRGIGSNIQGFLPEIDGQTISFEQVGELFLTGIVNRIRQLPMATDSLVFTVPVDSFESYRHWLGKVSQSLDVEQVQLLDEPTAAALGYGLADQELLLVIDLGGGTLDLSLVRLDGNSNQKPLGFILKWGQKSFAESSGQRVKTARVLAKAGKNLGGSDIDNWLVDYFTQTQGLPKTALTTRLAERLKIQLSLQTQATEVYFDDETLDSYELTLTRNQFETILSKAQFFETLDDAIGKVFQQARRQGIEVADINGVLLVGGSAQIPAVQTWIQQYFEFSKIRCEKPFEAISHGALQLSQGTKIEDFLYHSYGVRYWNRRDNCHNWHPIIKSGQPYPMTTPVELVLGASLENQPSIELILGELGDETGGTEVYFDGDRLITRRLDQRQIVQSLNDNPGGRTIAQLTPPGNPGSDRIKVLFQVDDKRFLRITVEDLLTNKILLENQVVVQLS; encoded by the coding sequence ATGACCATTGCTATTGATTTTGGAACCAGTAATACTGTTATTTCCCGTTGGAATCCCGCCACACAACAAGCGGAAACTTTAAAATTACCGAATTTATCCTTAATTTCTAGTCAAAATCCCCCCCTAATTCCCAGTTTAGTTTATTTAAAAGATGCCCGTCAAGGAGACTGTTTATTCGGTCAACAAGTACGGGATGGGGGATATGATATTAGCAATGATTCTCGCTTTTTTAGGAATTTTAAACGGGGAATTGGTAGCAATATTCAAGGATTTTTACCTGAAATTGATGGTCAAACGATTAGTTTTGAACAAGTGGGAGAATTATTTTTAACGGGAATTGTTAATAGGATTCGTCAACTACCGATGGCGACTGATTCTTTAGTCTTTACCGTTCCCGTTGATAGTTTTGAATCCTATCGCCATTGGTTAGGAAAAGTCTCTCAATCTCTCGATGTGGAACAGGTACAACTCTTAGATGAGCCGACAGCGGCAGCATTAGGATATGGATTGGCAGATCAGGAGCTTTTATTGGTGATTGATTTAGGTGGAGGAACCTTAGATCTTTCCTTAGTTCGGTTAGATGGAAATAGCAATCAAAAACCCTTGGGATTTATTTTAAAATGGGGTCAAAAATCCTTTGCAGAATCATCAGGACAACGGGTAAAAACAGCCAGAGTTTTAGCCAAAGCTGGAAAAAACTTAGGGGGTTCAGATATTGATAATTGGCTAGTAGATTATTTTACCCAAACCCAAGGTTTACCCAAAACTGCGTTAACTACTCGTTTAGCAGAACGCTTAAAAATACAATTGTCTTTACAAACCCAAGCAACAGAAGTGTATTTTGATGATGAAACCTTAGATAGCTATGAATTAACCTTAACGAGAAATCAGTTTGAAACAATTCTGAGCAAAGCTCAATTTTTTGAAACTTTAGATGATGCGATTGGAAAAGTCTTTCAACAAGCTCGTCGCCAAGGAATCGAAGTTGCGGATATTAATGGGGTTTTGCTCGTGGGAGGAAGTGCTCAAATTCCGGCGGTACAAACTTGGATTCAACAATATTTTGAATTCAGTAAAATTCGCTGTGAAAAACCCTTTGAGGCTATTTCTCACGGTGCTTTACAACTAAGTCAAGGCACCAAAATCGAAGATTTTTTATATCATAGTTATGGGGTGCGCTATTGGAACCGTCGAGATAATTGCCACAATTGGCATCCGATTATCAAATCAGGTCAACCTTACCCGATGACAACTCCTGTAGAATTAGTCTTGGGTGCCTCTTTAGAAAATCAACCAAGTATCGAATTAATTTTAGGGGAATTGGGAGATGAAACTGGGGGAACCGAGGTTTATTTTGATGGCGATCGCTTAATTACCCGTCGCTTAGATCAGCGTCAAATTGTACAATCATTAAATGATAACCCAGGAGGTCGAACAATTGCTCAATTAACTCCCCCAGGGAACCCCGGAAGCGATCGCATTAAAGTTTTATTTCAAGTGGATGACAAACGTTTTTTACGCATAACCGTCGAAGATTTATTAACAAATAAAATACTATTAGAGAATCAAGTTGTTGTACAGTTAAGTTAA
- a CDS encoding MlaD family protein, with protein MRSRAVREGSVGLLILLGLGLLGAVILWLKNISLGTRSYTLIAEFPDASALQIGTPVRYRGVKIGRVTRLEANLNSVDAILEITPSSFIIPRNIIIQSNQIGLLNEGYVDIIPKGNTSQKIADADPLSPDCPDTILCNNTRIPAETGIDIMKLISSLYQFAEIYGNPELYVNLNTTAKTTTTAAQEATKLTGKLSDFLVVAQSEMKDLNESLDTGIGGLNQSVNQGVTSFTSEISNLSTSVQQDTREVSKAAVESANSVGRAADQITSLSNQFNGLLANNRVTLISTLENINQTTKELSVLVTTLTPIMSQLEQAKIVENLEATSANAEAASANLRILSKAVSDPENLMLIQETLNSTRNTLQTLQKISEDVNQLTGDEQLQNNLKNLINGLSRLFGSTQRLERQKSMSEQLEPLAEAVEKTQVTLSTLNQTSTFDTETPQPNKTIEKLMDSATNYSVDQNQKFISQPSYPLETSSSPIFNPTH; from the coding sequence ATGCGATCGCGCGCCGTTCGAGAAGGTTCCGTTGGTTTGTTAATTCTGTTAGGATTAGGTTTGCTGGGAGCCGTAATTTTATGGCTCAAAAATATTAGTTTAGGAACTCGCAGCTATACTTTAATTGCAGAATTTCCTGATGCGTCTGCATTACAAATCGGAACTCCCGTGCGATATCGAGGAGTTAAAATTGGTCGAGTCACCCGACTGGAAGCTAACTTAAATTCTGTCGATGCCATCTTAGAAATTACACCCAGTAGTTTTATTATTCCTCGTAATATCATCATTCAATCTAACCAAATTGGTTTATTAAATGAAGGATATGTAGATATTATTCCCAAAGGAAATACCTCTCAAAAAATCGCCGATGCAGATCCCTTAAGTCCTGATTGTCCTGACACAATTCTTTGTAATAATACTCGGATTCCTGCGGAAACAGGCATTGATATTATGAAACTGATTTCCAGTTTATATCAGTTTGCAGAAATCTATGGAAATCCTGAGTTATATGTTAATTTGAATACGACCGCAAAAACCACCACAACGGCGGCGCAGGAAGCCACAAAATTGACAGGAAAACTATCGGATTTTTTGGTAGTAGCACAATCTGAAATGAAAGACTTAAATGAGTCCCTTGATACAGGAATTGGCGGTTTAAATCAATCGGTTAATCAAGGTGTTACCTCTTTTACCTCAGAAATTAGTAATCTTTCGACCAGTGTTCAACAAGATACCAGAGAAGTGTCTAAAGCTGCTGTTGAGTCTGCAAACTCAGTGGGTCGTGCGGCGGATCAAATTACGTCTTTGAGTAATCAATTTAATGGGTTATTAGCCAATAATCGTGTTACGTTAATTTCTACCTTAGAAAATATTAATCAAACCACAAAAGAATTAAGTGTTTTAGTAACAACCCTCACACCGATTATGAGTCAGTTAGAACAAGCCAAAATTGTTGAAAATTTAGAAGCCACCTCAGCCAATGCCGAAGCCGCTTCAGCTAACTTAAGAATTCTCTCAAAAGCCGTCAGTGATCCCGAAAACTTAATGCTAATTCAAGAAACTTTAAATTCTACCCGCAATACATTACAAACCCTGCAAAAAATTAGTGAAGATGTGAATCAATTAACCGGGGATGAACAGTTGCAAAATAACCTCAAAAATTTAATTAATGGTTTGAGTCGATTGTTTGGTTCAACTCAACGGTTAGAACGTCAGAAATCCATGTCTGAACAATTAGAACCCTTAGCAGAAGCAGTGGAAAAAACTCAAGTTACACTCTCCACACTCAATCAAACTTCAACTTTTGACACTGAAACACCACAACCCAATAAAACTATAGAGAAATTGATGGATTCTGCTACAAATTATTCTGTTGATCAAAATCAAAAATTTATTTCTCAACCTTCCTATCCCCTAGAAACAAGTTCTTCCCCCATTTTCAATCCTACTCATTAG
- a CDS encoding gamma carbonic anhydrase family protein, with protein sequence MSDQPLLTPPTYWPTVDLSQAAFVAANAVVVGFVEVGAGASIWYGAVVRGDVERIVIGEKTNIQDGAILHGDPGKVTHLEDCVTVGHRAVIHAAHIERGSLIGIGAVILDGVRVGTGSIIGAGSIVTKDVPPFSLVVGVPAKRIREISPEEAADLIEHAKRYEKLALVHGGKGTETGFS encoded by the coding sequence ATGTCTGATCAACCTTTGTTGACTCCCCCAACCTATTGGCCTACTGTAGATCTCTCCCAAGCTGCCTTTGTCGCTGCAAATGCGGTGGTAGTGGGTTTTGTGGAAGTTGGGGCTGGGGCGAGTATTTGGTATGGTGCTGTTGTTCGGGGGGATGTGGAACGGATTGTGATTGGAGAAAAAACCAATATTCAGGATGGTGCTATTTTACATGGTGATCCGGGAAAAGTGACACATTTAGAAGATTGTGTTACCGTTGGCCATCGGGCGGTGATTCATGCGGCTCATATTGAACGAGGAAGTTTAATCGGCATTGGGGCGGTTATATTGGACGGGGTGCGAGTGGGAACGGGAAGTATTATTGGGGCGGGCTCAATTGTTACCAAAGATGTTCCTCCGTTTTCTTTAGTTGTTGGTGTTCCCGCAAAACGAATACGGGAAATTTCTCCAGAGGAAGCAGCAGATTTAATTGAACACGCTAAACGGTATGAAAAATTAGCCTTAGTTCATGGGGGGAAAGGAACCGAAACCGGGTTTAGTTAA